In one Cupriavidus taiwanensis genomic region, the following are encoded:
- the lspA gene encoding signal peptidase II: MASTTSRSARPARRNKATGSTTPLLWMAFALLVVLLDQFFKIVIVRSFSYGESRPVTGFFNLVLVYNKGAAFSFLADAGGWQRWFFTGLGVVVGAFIVWLLYRHTGQRLFCFAVSLILGGAVGNVIDRVVYGHVVDFLDFYVGRYHWPAFNVADCAITVGAVLLIVDELRRVRRH; the protein is encoded by the coding sequence ATGGCATCGACCACGTCCCGTTCGGCGCGCCCGGCGCGCCGCAATAAGGCCACCGGCAGCACCACCCCGCTGCTGTGGATGGCCTTTGCGCTGCTGGTGGTGCTGCTCGACCAGTTCTTCAAGATCGTGATCGTGCGCAGCTTCAGCTACGGCGAGTCGCGCCCGGTGACCGGCTTCTTCAACCTGGTATTGGTCTACAACAAGGGCGCGGCATTCAGCTTCCTGGCTGACGCCGGCGGCTGGCAACGCTGGTTCTTCACCGGCCTGGGCGTGGTGGTCGGGGCGTTCATCGTGTGGCTGCTGTATCGCCATACCGGGCAGCGGCTGTTCTGCTTTGCGGTATCGCTGATCCTCGGAGGCGCGGTCGGCAACGTGATCGACCGCGTGGTCTACGGGCACGTGGTCGACTTCCTGGATTTCTACGTGGGCCGGTATCACTGGCCGGCTTTCAATGTCGCGGACTGCGCGATCACGGTCGGCGCGGTGCTGCTGATCGTGGATGAGTTGCGACGGGTACGGCGGCACTGA
- the coaBC gene encoding bifunctional phosphopantothenoylcysteine decarboxylase/phosphopantothenate--cysteine ligase CoaBC, with amino-acid sequence MDLRGKHIVLGLTGGIACYKSAELVRLLTKAGATVQVAMTEAATHFITPVTMQALSGRPVFLSQWDARVDNNMAHIDLSREADAIIIAPASTDFMARLANGLCDDLLSTLCIARDCPLLVAPAMNRQMWAAPATQRNAAQLRADGVVILGPGSGDQACGEVGDGRMLEPEELLDEIIAFFQPKPLQGKRMLITAGPTFEAIDPVRGITNLSSGKMGFSIARAAREAGAEVLLVAGPTALSTPRGVMRTDVRSAQQMHDAVMAHLPGVDVFVAVAAVADWRPAEVAQQKLKKANDTDTPTLQFVQNPDILAAVAARADAPYCVGFAAESENLEQYGEQKRQRKGVPLLVGNIGHHTFGLDDNEIVLFDAAGMTRLPRADKLSLARQLVAAIGQRLPGRARP; translated from the coding sequence ATGGATTTGCGCGGCAAGCACATCGTTCTCGGCCTGACCGGCGGCATCGCCTGCTACAAGTCGGCCGAGCTGGTCCGGCTGCTGACCAAGGCCGGCGCCACCGTGCAGGTAGCCATGACCGAGGCGGCGACGCATTTCATCACGCCGGTGACGATGCAGGCGTTGTCCGGGCGCCCGGTCTTCCTGTCGCAATGGGATGCGCGCGTCGACAACAACATGGCGCATATCGACCTCTCGCGCGAGGCCGACGCCATTATCATCGCGCCCGCCTCGACCGACTTCATGGCGCGGCTGGCCAATGGCCTGTGCGATGACCTGCTGAGCACGCTGTGCATCGCGCGCGACTGTCCGCTGCTGGTGGCTCCGGCGATGAACCGCCAGATGTGGGCTGCCCCCGCCACGCAGCGCAACGCCGCCCAGCTGCGCGCCGACGGCGTGGTGATCCTGGGCCCGGGCAGCGGCGACCAGGCTTGCGGCGAAGTCGGCGACGGCCGCATGCTGGAACCGGAAGAGCTGCTCGACGAGATCATCGCCTTCTTCCAGCCCAAGCCGCTGCAAGGCAAGCGCATGCTGATCACCGCCGGGCCGACCTTCGAGGCGATCGACCCGGTGCGCGGCATCACCAACCTGTCTTCCGGCAAGATGGGTTTCTCGATCGCGCGCGCGGCGCGCGAGGCCGGCGCCGAAGTGCTGCTGGTGGCCGGTCCGACCGCCCTGTCCACCCCGCGCGGCGTGATGCGCACCGACGTGCGCAGCGCGCAGCAGATGCATGACGCGGTGATGGCCCACTTGCCCGGCGTCGATGTCTTTGTCGCCGTCGCCGCGGTAGCGGACTGGCGCCCGGCCGAGGTCGCGCAGCAGAAGCTGAAGAAGGCCAACGATACCGATACGCCGACGCTGCAGTTCGTGCAGAACCCCGACATCCTGGCCGCGGTCGCGGCCCGCGCCGACGCGCCCTACTGTGTCGGCTTTGCCGCCGAAAGCGAAAACCTGGAGCAGTACGGCGAGCAGAAGCGCCAGCGCAAGGGCGTGCCGCTGCTGGTGGGCAATATCGGCCACCACACTTTCGGCCTGGACGACAACGAGATCGTGCTGTTCGACGCCGCCGGCATGACGCGGCTGCCGCGCGCGGACAAACTGTCGCTGGCCCGGCAGCTGGTCGCGGCGATCGGCCAGCGCCTGCCCGGTCGCGCGCGGCCCTGA
- the dut gene encoding dUTP diphosphatase → MTQPVNPTVEIKVLDARLNEWGLPAYQSEMAAAIDLHACVDAPVAIAPGTPAQLVPAGIAVHMGNPYMAATIVPRSGLGHKKGLVLGNSIGVIDADYQGQIMVSVWNRNAPGTEPIVIQPGERIAQMMFVPVLRPVFSTVAEFSQDSERGAGGFGSTGVHHAKASA, encoded by the coding sequence ATGACCCAGCCTGTGAACCCGACCGTCGAAATCAAGGTGCTCGATGCGCGCCTGAACGAATGGGGCCTGCCCGCCTACCAGAGCGAGATGGCCGCCGCCATCGACCTGCATGCCTGCGTCGACGCCCCCGTCGCGATCGCGCCGGGAACACCGGCGCAACTGGTGCCGGCCGGCATCGCCGTGCACATGGGCAACCCTTACATGGCCGCGACCATCGTGCCGCGCTCAGGCCTGGGCCACAAGAAGGGGCTGGTGCTGGGCAATTCGATCGGCGTGATCGATGCCGACTACCAGGGCCAGATCATGGTCAGCGTGTGGAACCGCAACGCGCCGGGCACCGAGCCGATCGTGATCCAGCCGGGCGAGCGCATTGCGCAGATGATGTTCGTGCCGGTGCTGCGTCCGGTGTTCTCGACGGTGGCAGAGTTCAGCCAGGACAGCGAACGCGGTGCGGGCGGCTTCGGCTCGACCGGCGTGCACCATGCCAAGGCCAGCGCCTGA
- a CDS encoding VOC family protein: protein MATQAEMFDHAVVVCPDLDAGAQAWQRLGFTLTPRGYHTLGSQNHCVMLQRDYLELLHVIAPSPSRQYYWDAQQRGGGCAAMSCKSADAFATAARLRASGWHTSDPIEFSRPVRLDDGSEHPATFRVTALDDAPGARYFVCEHRTPELLWRPEWMRHANGAHSIAMMFLVVAPSLVDAAARAYAELTGGELTQLSEHVSSLAVDDATLVLSTPQALASATGTAHIRREGPGYAAIRLRSDDLAAARAGWREHGVPTYDLGPRETLVPAHAASGVALLFEQQG, encoded by the coding sequence ATGGCAACGCAAGCAGAAATGTTCGACCACGCCGTGGTGGTGTGCCCCGACCTCGATGCCGGGGCGCAGGCCTGGCAGCGGCTCGGCTTCACGCTGACGCCGCGTGGCTACCACACGCTGGGCTCGCAGAACCACTGCGTCATGCTGCAGCGGGACTACCTCGAGCTGCTGCACGTGATCGCGCCCAGCCCCAGCCGGCAGTATTACTGGGATGCCCAGCAGCGCGGCGGCGGCTGTGCGGCGATGTCGTGCAAGAGCGCCGATGCCTTTGCCACCGCGGCGCGCCTGCGCGCATCCGGCTGGCATACCTCGGACCCGATCGAATTTTCGCGTCCGGTGCGGCTGGACGATGGCAGCGAGCATCCCGCCACGTTTCGCGTGACCGCGCTCGACGACGCCCCGGGCGCGCGCTACTTCGTCTGCGAACATCGCACCCCGGAACTGCTGTGGCGGCCCGAATGGATGCGCCATGCCAATGGCGCGCACAGCATTGCGATGATGTTCCTGGTAGTGGCGCCGTCCCTGGTCGACGCCGCCGCGCGCGCCTATGCGGAACTGACCGGCGGCGAACTGACGCAGCTCAGCGAACATGTCAGCAGCCTGGCGGTCGACGATGCCACGCTGGTGCTCAGCACCCCGCAAGCGCTGGCGTCGGCGACCGGCACCGCGCATATCCGGCGCGAAGGTCCGGGCTATGCGGCGATCCGGCTGCGCAGCGACGACCTGGCGGCGGCACGCGCCGGCTGGCGCGAGCACGGTGTGCCGACGTACGACCTGGGCCCCCGCGAGACGCTGGTGCCCGCGCATGCCGCCAGCGGCGTGGCCTTGCTGTTCGAGCAGCAGGGCTGA
- a CDS encoding tripartite tricarboxylate transporter substrate binding protein, with product MSSAERTRRRRLLLKILPLAALPGPMLHATVASAADGAPSPRPIALVLPFPPGGSVDIVARQLQPGLKAALGQTVVVDNKPGAGGLIASSTVARARPDGNTLLMAFDTHAINPFAYKQLPYDTFRDFSPISQLVRFPLVIAANPALPASNVRELVALARARHDGVRYASSGIGSLNQLAAEALATEAGVHMLHVPYKGGGPAVQAVLSNEVDIFFSSYAAVQAHVAARTIKVLGVTGTSRLRQLPQVPTVAEQGIKGFEAYSWIGVFGPAELPAATVTRIHGALAESLRQPRVVDALGAQGFEIVGGSPAELGQLVRREHDKWQAVARKANIQFE from the coding sequence ATGTCCTCTGCCGAACGCACGCGGCGCCGCCGTCTGCTGCTCAAGATCCTGCCGCTGGCTGCCTTGCCGGGCCCGATGCTTCATGCCACGGTCGCAAGCGCCGCCGATGGCGCCCCCAGCCCCCGTCCGATCGCACTGGTGCTGCCGTTCCCGCCGGGCGGCAGCGTCGACATCGTCGCCCGCCAGCTGCAGCCCGGGTTGAAGGCCGCGCTGGGGCAGACCGTGGTGGTGGACAACAAGCCGGGCGCAGGCGGGCTGATCGCGTCGAGCACCGTGGCGCGCGCCCGTCCCGACGGCAATACGCTGCTGATGGCGTTCGACACGCATGCCATCAACCCGTTTGCCTACAAGCAGCTGCCCTACGACACCTTCCGCGATTTCTCGCCGATCTCGCAGCTGGTGCGCTTTCCGCTGGTAATCGCCGCCAACCCGGCGCTGCCGGCGTCGAACGTGCGCGAACTGGTGGCGCTGGCCAGGGCCAGGCATGACGGCGTGCGCTACGCGTCGTCGGGCATCGGCAGCCTGAATCAGCTCGCGGCCGAGGCGCTGGCGACCGAGGCCGGCGTGCATATGCTGCACGTGCCCTACAAGGGCGGCGGCCCGGCGGTGCAGGCGGTGCTTTCCAATGAGGTCGACATCTTCTTCAGCAGCTACGCCGCGGTGCAGGCGCACGTGGCCGCGCGCACGATCAAGGTGCTGGGCGTGACCGGCACCAGCCGGCTGCGCCAGTTGCCACAGGTGCCCACGGTCGCCGAGCAGGGCATCAAGGGCTTCGAGGCGTATTCGTGGATCGGCGTGTTCGGTCCGGCCGAGCTGCCGGCGGCGACGGTGACGCGTATCCATGGCGCGCTGGCCGAGTCGCTGCGCCAGCCGCGCGTGGTCGATGCGCTCGGCGCGCAAGGCTTTGAAATCGTCGGCGGCAGCCCGGCCGAGCTGGGCCAGCTGGTGCGCCGCGAGCACGACAAATGGCAGGCGGTGGCACGCAAGGCCAATATCCAGTTCGAATGA
- the clpA gene encoding ATP-dependent Clp protease ATP-binding subunit ClpA, whose product MIAQELEVSLHMAFVEARQARHEFITVEHLLLALLDNPTAAEVLRACAANIEDLRTSLKNFIADNTPVVPGTDEVDTQPTLGFQRVIQRAIMHVQSTSNGKKEVTGANVLVAIFGEKDSHAVYYLQQQGVTRLDVVNFISHGIRKDQSEPAKHGDAAGEGEGGDGKESPLEQYTQNLNALAKAGKIDPLIGRESEVERVVQVLCRRRKNNPLLVGEAGVGKTAIAEGLAWRITKNEVPDILEKATVYSLDMGALLAGTKYRGDFEQRLKGVLKSLKDNPNAILFIDEIHTLIGAGAASGGTLDASNLLKPALSSGQLKCIGATTFTEYRGIFEKDAALSRRFQKIDVVEPSVDQTVQILRGLKSRFEEHHGVKYASSALTAAAELSARFITDRHLPDKAIDVIDEAGAAQRILPKSKQKKTIGKGEIEDIVSRIARIPPQSVNQDDRSKLQTLERDLKSVVFGQDPAIEALASAIKMSRAGLGKTDKPIGSFLFSGPTGVGKTEVAKQLAFIMGIELLRFDMSEYMERHAVSRLIGAPPGYVGFDQGGLLTEAVTKKPHCVLLLDEIEKAHPDIFNILLQVMDHGSLTDNNGRRADFRNVIIIMTTNAGAETMNRATIGFTSSREQGDEMADIKRMFTPEFRNRLDATISFRSLDEEIILRVVDKFLMQLEEQLHEKKVEASFSEKLRKFLAHKGFDPLMGARPMQRLIQDMIRKALADELLFGRLVSGGKVVVDLDEQDQIKLDFSEIEPEPPEAPEEQRAEA is encoded by the coding sequence ATGATTGCGCAAGAATTGGAAGTGAGCCTGCATATGGCTTTTGTCGAAGCCAGGCAGGCACGCCACGAGTTCATTACCGTGGAGCACCTGCTGCTGGCATTGCTCGACAATCCCACGGCAGCTGAAGTCTTGCGCGCCTGCGCGGCCAATATCGAGGACCTGCGCACCAGCCTTAAGAACTTCATCGCGGACAATACCCCGGTGGTGCCGGGTACCGACGAGGTCGATACCCAGCCCACGCTGGGTTTCCAGCGCGTGATCCAGCGTGCCATCATGCACGTCCAGTCGACTTCCAACGGCAAGAAGGAAGTCACCGGCGCGAACGTGCTGGTCGCGATTTTCGGCGAGAAGGATTCGCATGCGGTCTATTACCTGCAGCAGCAGGGCGTGACGCGCCTGGACGTGGTCAATTTCATCAGCCACGGCATCCGCAAGGACCAGTCCGAGCCGGCCAAGCACGGCGATGCGGCCGGCGAGGGCGAGGGCGGCGACGGCAAGGAAAGCCCGCTCGAGCAATACACCCAGAACCTGAACGCGCTGGCCAAGGCCGGCAAGATCGATCCGCTGATCGGCCGCGAAAGCGAGGTCGAGCGCGTGGTGCAGGTGCTGTGCCGCCGGCGCAAGAACAACCCGCTGCTGGTGGGCGAGGCCGGCGTCGGCAAGACCGCGATCGCGGAAGGCCTGGCGTGGCGCATCACCAAGAACGAGGTGCCGGACATCCTGGAAAAGGCCACCGTCTACTCGCTCGACATGGGCGCGCTGCTGGCCGGCACCAAGTACCGGGGCGATTTCGAGCAGCGCCTGAAGGGCGTGCTCAAGTCGCTCAAGGACAATCCCAACGCGATCCTGTTCATCGACGAGATCCACACGCTGATCGGTGCGGGCGCGGCCTCGGGCGGGACGCTGGACGCCAGCAACCTGCTCAAGCCGGCGCTGTCGTCGGGCCAGCTCAAGTGCATCGGCGCGACCACCTTCACCGAATACCGCGGCATCTTCGAGAAGGACGCGGCGCTGTCGCGGCGCTTCCAGAAGATCGACGTGGTCGAGCCGTCGGTGGACCAGACCGTGCAGATCCTGCGCGGGCTGAAGTCGCGCTTCGAGGAGCACCACGGGGTCAAATACGCGTCGTCGGCGCTGACCGCCGCGGCCGAGCTGTCGGCCCGCTTCATCACCGACCGCCACCTGCCGGACAAGGCCATCGACGTGATCGACGAAGCGGGCGCGGCGCAGCGCATCCTGCCGAAGTCCAAGCAGAAGAAGACCATCGGCAAGGGCGAGATCGAGGACATCGTCTCGCGTATCGCGCGCATCCCGCCGCAGAGCGTGAACCAGGACGATCGCAGCAAGCTGCAGACGCTGGAGCGCGACCTGAAGTCGGTGGTGTTCGGCCAGGATCCGGCGATCGAGGCGCTGGCCTCGGCGATCAAGATGTCGCGCGCGGGCCTGGGCAAGACCGACAAGCCGATCGGCTCGTTCCTGTTCTCGGGCCCCACCGGGGTAGGCAAGACCGAGGTCGCCAAGCAGCTGGCCTTCATCATGGGCATCGAGCTGCTGCGCTTCGACATGTCGGAATACATGGAACGCCATGCGGTGAGCCGCCTGATCGGCGCGCCGCCGGGATACGTCGGCTTTGACCAGGGCGGGCTGCTGACCGAGGCCGTCACCAAGAAGCCGCATTGCGTGCTGCTGCTGGACGAAATCGAGAAGGCGCATCCGGATATCTTCAATATCCTGCTGCAGGTGATGGACCATGGTTCGCTGACCGATAACAACGGCCGGCGCGCCGACTTCCGCAACGTGATCATCATCATGACCACCAATGCGGGAGCGGAGACCATGAACCGCGCCACCATCGGGTTCACCAGCTCGCGCGAGCAGGGCGACGAGATGGCTGACATCAAGCGCATGTTCACGCCGGAGTTCCGCAACCGGCTGGATGCCACCATCAGCTTCCGCTCGCTCGATGAGGAAATCATCCTCCGGGTGGTCGACAAGTTCCTGATGCAGCTGGAAGAGCAGCTGCACGAGAAGAAGGTGGAAGCCAGCTTCAGCGAGAAGCTGCGCAAGTTCCTGGCGCACAAGGGCTTCGACCCGCTGATGGGGGCGCGCCCGATGCAGCGCCTGATCCAGGACATGATCCGCAAGGCGCTGGCCGACGAACTGCTGTTCGGCCGCCTGGTCTCCGGCGGCAAGGTGGTCGTGGATCTGGACGAGCAGGACCAGATCAAGCTCGATTTCTCCGAGATCGAGCCCGAACCGCCCGAGGCGCCCGAGGAACAGCGCGCAGAAGCCTGA
- the clpS gene encoding ATP-dependent Clp protease adapter ClpS produces MATRLANVPQREAGTILERKEQALKPPAMFKVVLLNDDYTPMEFVVMILQQYFSRDRETATQIMLTVHREGKGVCGIYTRDIAATKVELVSTHARQAGHPLQCVMEEA; encoded by the coding sequence ATGGCTACACGGCTTGCGAATGTCCCACAACGCGAAGCGGGCACCATCCTGGAGCGCAAAGAGCAGGCGCTGAAACCGCCTGCCATGTTCAAGGTGGTGCTGCTGAACGACGACTACACTCCGATGGAGTTTGTCGTGATGATCCTGCAGCAGTATTTCAGCAGGGACCGGGAAACGGCGACGCAGATCATGCTGACCGTGCACCGGGAAGGAAAGGGCGTCTGTGGTATCTACACCAGGGATATCGCGGCGACTAAGGTCGAGCTGGTGTCAACGCACGCGCGGCAGGCGGGGCACCCCCTGCAGTGCGTGATGGAGGAAGCATGA
- a CDS encoding cold-shock protein, giving the protein MASGIVKWFNDAKGFGFIKPDEGEEELFAHFSAIQMAGFKTLKEGQRVSFEVVQGPKGKQATNIQDAS; this is encoded by the coding sequence ATGGCAAGCGGTATCGTCAAATGGTTCAATGACGCCAAGGGATTCGGGTTCATCAAGCCGGACGAGGGCGAAGAAGAACTGTTTGCGCACTTTTCGGCTATCCAGATGGCGGGCTTCAAGACGCTGAAGGAAGGCCAGCGCGTCTCGTTCGAGGTGGTCCAGGGCCCTAAGGGCAAGCAGGCCACCAATATCCAGGACGCCAGCTAA
- a CDS encoding VOC family protein, which translates to MDDPFRRTAFGAALFYKDPLAALDWLERAFGFERVMVIRDRQGQLVHSEMRFGDSYLMVGSEWADFTASPASIGGKNTQTVHVHLPDGLDQHCERARAAGALILREPQDEFYGDRTYTARDAEGHVWTFGQTVRKVTREEAEQASGLNIDGWA; encoded by the coding sequence ATGGACGATCCCTTCCGCCGCACCGCCTTCGGCGCGGCCCTGTTCTACAAGGATCCACTGGCGGCGCTGGACTGGCTGGAGCGGGCGTTCGGGTTCGAGCGGGTCATGGTGATCCGCGACCGGCAAGGGCAGCTGGTGCATTCCGAAATGCGTTTTGGCGACAGCTACCTGATGGTGGGCAGCGAGTGGGCCGACTTTACCGCCAGCCCGGCGTCGATCGGCGGCAAGAACACCCAGACCGTGCACGTGCACCTGCCGGATGGGCTCGACCAGCATTGCGAGCGGGCCCGGGCCGCCGGCGCCCTGATCCTGCGCGAGCCGCAGGACGAGTTCTATGGCGATCGCACCTACACCGCACGCGATGCGGAGGGCCATGTCTGGACCTTCGGCCAGACTGTGCGCAAGGTCACCAGGGAAGAGGCCGAACAGGCCAGCGGCCTGAACATCGACGGCTGGGCCTGA
- the icd gene encoding NADP-dependent isocitrate dehydrogenase: MYQHIKVPAGEKITVNQDFSLQVPDNPIIPYIEGDGTGLDITPVMIKVVDAAVAKAYGGKRKIAWMEIYAGEKSTKVYGPDVWLPDETLDVLKEYVVSIKGPLTTPVGGGIRSLNVALRQQLDLYVCLRPVRYFKGVPSPVREPEKTDMVIFRENSEDIYAGIEWAAESDQAKKLIAFLQNEMGVKKIRFPATSGIGVKPVSREGTERLVRKAIQYAIDNDKPSVTLVHKGNIMKFTEGGFRDWGYELAQKEFGAELVDGGPWCKFKNPKTGKDIVVKDAIADAFLQQILLRPAEYSVIATLNLNGDYISDALAAQVGGIGIAPGANMSDSVAMFEATHGTAPKYAGKDYVNPGSEILSAEMMLRHMGWTEAADLIIASMEKSILSKKVTYDFARLLEGATQVSCSGFGQVMIDNM, encoded by the coding sequence ATGTACCAACACATCAAGGTTCCGGCAGGCGAAAAGATCACGGTCAACCAGGACTTTTCCCTCCAAGTCCCGGACAACCCGATCATTCCTTATATCGAAGGCGACGGTACGGGCCTCGATATCACCCCGGTGATGATCAAGGTGGTCGACGCCGCCGTCGCCAAGGCCTACGGCGGCAAGCGCAAAATTGCCTGGATGGAGATCTACGCCGGCGAGAAGTCGACCAAGGTCTACGGCCCGGACGTCTGGCTGCCGGATGAAACCCTCGACGTGCTGAAGGAATACGTGGTGTCGATCAAGGGTCCGCTGACCACGCCGGTCGGCGGCGGCATCCGCTCGCTCAACGTGGCGCTGCGCCAGCAACTGGATCTCTATGTCTGCCTGCGCCCGGTACGCTACTTCAAGGGCGTGCCCTCGCCGGTGCGCGAGCCGGAAAAGACCGATATGGTGATCTTCCGCGAGAACTCCGAAGACATTTACGCCGGCATCGAATGGGCGGCCGAGAGTGACCAGGCCAAGAAGCTGATCGCGTTCCTGCAGAACGAGATGGGCGTGAAGAAGATCCGCTTCCCGGCGACCTCGGGCATCGGCGTCAAGCCGGTGTCGCGCGAGGGCACCGAGCGCCTGGTGCGCAAGGCGATCCAGTACGCGATCGACAACGACAAGCCGTCGGTGACGCTGGTGCACAAGGGCAACATCATGAAGTTCACCGAAGGTGGCTTCCGCGACTGGGGCTACGAGCTGGCGCAGAAGGAATTCGGCGCCGAGCTGGTCGACGGCGGTCCGTGGTGCAAGTTCAAGAACCCGAAGACCGGCAAGGACATCGTGGTCAAGGACGCCATCGCCGACGCCTTCCTGCAGCAGATCCTGCTGCGCCCGGCCGAATACTCGGTGATCGCCACGCTGAACCTGAACGGCGACTATATCTCGGACGCGCTGGCGGCGCAGGTCGGCGGCATCGGCATCGCGCCCGGCGCCAACATGTCGGACTCGGTGGCGATGTTCGAAGCCACCCACGGCACCGCGCCGAAGTACGCCGGCAAGGATTACGTCAATCCGGGCTCGGAAATCCTGTCGGCGGAAATGATGCTGCGCCACATGGGCTGGACCGAGGCCGCCGACCTGATCATCGCGTCGATGGAGAAGTCGATCCTCTCCAAAAAAGTCACCTACGATTTCGCCCGCCTGCTGGAAGGCGCGACCCAGGTTTCGTGCTCGGGCTTCGGCCAGGTGATGATCGACAATATGTAA
- a CDS encoding pseudouridine synthase, whose product MILIALNKPFGTMSQFSEHPTRPTLASCVSIPGVYPAGRLDADSEGLLLLTDDGALQARIADPRHKLEKTYLAQVEGIPDAKALARLRAGVDLGDFVTRPAKVRVIEVPEWLWPRYPPVRFRAAIPTAWLELKIREGKNRQVRRMTAAAGFPTLRLVRVGIGALDLRALGLAPGESCEVPLAESGIALAPASKRAGPAARTHVSKTRQANEAKRRLGYKS is encoded by the coding sequence ATGATCCTGATTGCCCTGAACAAGCCGTTTGGCACCATGAGCCAATTCTCGGAACATCCGACGCGGCCGACTTTGGCCTCGTGTGTGTCCATCCCAGGCGTGTATCCGGCCGGGCGGCTCGACGCCGACAGCGAGGGCTTGCTGCTGCTGACCGACGATGGCGCGTTGCAGGCGCGCATCGCCGATCCGCGCCATAAGCTGGAGAAGACTTACCTGGCGCAGGTGGAAGGCATTCCTGACGCCAAGGCCCTGGCCCGCCTGCGCGCCGGGGTTGACCTGGGCGATTTCGTGACCCGGCCGGCGAAGGTCCGTGTCATCGAAGTCCCGGAATGGCTATGGCCACGCTATCCGCCGGTGCGCTTTCGCGCCGCCATCCCGACGGCGTGGCTGGAACTGAAAATCCGCGAAGGCAAGAACCGGCAGGTGCGGCGCATGACCGCCGCGGCAGGGTTCCCGACGTTGCGGCTGGTCCGGGTCGGGATCGGCGCGCTTGACCTCCGCGCGCTCGGCCTCGCGCCGGGGGAAAGTTGCGAGGTGCCGCTCGCCGAGTCGGGCATTGCACTGGCGCCAGCCTCGAAACGCGCGGGGCCTGCGGCGCGCACCCATGTCTCCAAGACCAGACAGGCGAACGAAGCCAAGCGGCGCTTAGGTTACAAAAGCTAA
- a CDS encoding DUF192 domain-containing protein produces the protein MPLLSKTLTSSCCFAIAALAAGLANAQGALPVAPLTAGMYAIQAEIAATPAAREQGLMYRKSMAPNAGMLFVFEQKAGHCFWMRNTELPLSIAFIADDGTIVNIEDMAPRTENNHCPKAAIRYALEMNQGWFTQKGIRAGAKIGGLPQPR, from the coding sequence ATGCCCCTGTTGTCGAAGACCCTGACCTCAAGCTGCTGCTTCGCGATCGCCGCGCTGGCGGCAGGACTTGCCAACGCACAAGGGGCGCTGCCGGTGGCCCCGCTGACCGCGGGCATGTATGCGATCCAGGCCGAAATCGCGGCCACGCCCGCCGCGCGCGAGCAAGGGCTGATGTACCGGAAATCGATGGCACCCAATGCCGGCATGCTGTTCGTGTTCGAGCAGAAGGCTGGCCACTGCTTCTGGATGCGCAATACCGAGCTGCCGCTGTCGATTGCGTTTATCGCTGACGACGGCACCATCGTCAATATCGAAGACATGGCGCCGCGCACCGAAAACAACCATTGCCCGAAGGCGGCGATCCGCTACGCGCTGGAAATGAACCAGGGGTGGTTCACGCAGAAGGGCATCAGGGCGGGCGCGAAGATCGGGGGGCTGCCGCAGCCGCGCTAA
- a CDS encoding YajQ family cyclic di-GMP-binding protein: MPSFDVVCEANMVEVKNAVEQANKEISTRFDFKGSDARVEHKENELTAFADDDFKLDQVKDVLISKMAKRNVDVRFLDYGKTEKISGDKVKQVITIKKGVTGDLSKKIVRMIKDSKIKVQASIQGDTVRVSGTKRDDLQNVIAMLRKDVSESPLDFNNFRD; the protein is encoded by the coding sequence ATGCCGTCGTTTGACGTAGTGTGCGAAGCGAATATGGTCGAGGTGAAGAACGCGGTCGAGCAGGCCAACAAGGAAATCTCGACGCGCTTCGATTTCAAGGGCTCCGACGCCCGGGTCGAGCACAAGGAAAACGAGCTGACCGCCTTTGCCGACGATGATTTCAAGCTGGACCAGGTCAAGGACGTGCTGATCAGCAAGATGGCCAAGCGCAACGTTGACGTGCGCTTCCTGGATTACGGCAAGACCGAGAAGATCAGCGGCGACAAGGTCAAGCAGGTGATCACCATCAAGAAAGGCGTGACCGGCGACCTGTCCAAGAAGATCGTGCGCATGATCAAGGACAGCAAGATCAAGGTGCAGGCGAGCATCCAGGGTGACACGGTGCGCGTGTCGGGCACCAAGCGCGACGACCTGCAGAACGTGATCGCCATGCTGCGCAAGGATGTGTCCGAGTCACCGCTGGACTTCAACAACTTCCGCGACTGA